A section of the Archocentrus centrarchus isolate MPI-CPG fArcCen1 chromosome 20, fArcCen1, whole genome shotgun sequence genome encodes:
- the bambia gene encoding BMP and activin membrane-bound inhibitor homolog a has protein sequence MDRQSSFISIWLQLELCAMAVLLTKGEIRCYCDAPHCVATGYMCKSELNACFTKVLDPLNPNSPLTHGCLDPVANAADICSSHRAADALSGGAMLECCHDDMCNYRGLHDLAHTRDSTDGRYQPDSNNRNLVTRVQELTSAKEVWFRAAVIAVPIAGGLILVLLIMLALRMLRSENKRLQDQRQQMLSRLHYSFHGHHTKKGHVAKLDLECMVPVTGHENCCLTCDKMRQADLGNDKILSLVHWGMYSGHGKLEFV, from the exons ATGGATCGCCAGTCCAGTTTCATTTCCATTTGGCTACAACTGGAACTCTGTGCCATGGCCGTTCTTCTGACCAAAG GAGAGATCAGGTGTTACTGTGATGCCCCGCACTGCGTGGCCACTGGATACATGTGCAAATCAGAACTGAACGCCTGCTTCACGAAGGTGCTGGACCCGCTCAACCCAAACTCTCCCCTCACCCACGGGTGTTTAGACCCCGTCGCCAATGCCGCGGACATCTGCAGCAGCCATCGGGCCGCGGACGCCCTCAGCGGGGGCGCGATGCTGGAGTGCTGCCATGACGACATGTGCAACTACAGAGGCCTGCACGACCTGGCGCACACCAGGGACTCGACAG ATGGCCGCTACCAGCCAGACAGCAATAACAGGAACCTGGTGACCCGGGTTCAGGAGCTGACCTCAGCCAAAGAAGTGTGGTTCCGGGCGGCCGTGATCGCCGTGCCAATCGCCGGCGGCCTCATCCTGGTGCTGCTCATCATGCTGGCGTTACGAATGCTTCGCAGCGAGAACAAGCGGCTGCAGGACCAGCGGCAACAGATGCTGTCGCGGCTCCATTACAGCTTCCACGGCCACCACACCAAGAAGGGACACGTGGCCAAGCTGGACCTGGAGTGCATGGTGCCGGTGACGGGCCATGAGAACTGCTGCCTAACCTGCGACAAAATGAGGCAGGCCGACCTAGGCAACGACAAGATCCTGTCTCTGGTGCACTGGGGGATGTACAGCGGCCACGGCAAGCTGGAGTTTGTATGA